TCAGCCATGTTACGATTTTTAAAGTCTCAGTAAGAAACTTTTGATTtgttggttttggcgccccctgtggacaaagatgtACATCTCACATCTTTgctgatattttttaaagttatattttgtggcttttttacacctttattgatagagggagaggacaggggatagtgtaggaaactgggagagagtgggggaatgacatgggcgtgcaacttaaccagtaATTCAAGTCCGCGCCcaactttgctgattttgtccaaAACATCCCGAGGGAATATtttcagtcaaaaaaaaaaaaaaaggcaaatgtaTCTTTAATTGATTCTTTAATTTGATCTGTTTTACAGCCACATAACATTTTgcacagtagctttaatttactccattttttttaagcatCTACTTCTTGGAAGTTTAACATATGAACACAACCTGatattaaagggaatataccaATATTCTCTCTGAAAATTAAAGCAACTGTGATATCCTAAAGAACTATAATCTAGCACTTTCATCCAGTACTTTTTTAGACATTAAATTAACTCAACCAAATTAAAGAGTTCAGATTCTGACACCTTACATCAAGAGGTCTTAGAAATAGAAGGAATGATTTAGTTTGCTACATTAAACAGCACTTCTGTTATTTCCTTCCCTCACCATGGTTTAATTTAATGTCATTATAATGTTGAAATCTTGCATAACGTTAGCACAAGTGGTCTTCATTTCAAGGAAGGTGGTAAGTCAAAAATAATCAGCTGATTAAAGCTTCCTGATTTACACAACTTTGAAAGCAATCCGGGCCGAGCAATGTAACAAAGTTTATCAATCCAGCAGATTTCATCCAGTTCACTAGAATTGATCAGTGAAGTAATGGATTTGAAATGAGAATATTAAACTGAGCACGTTGATGATGTTTCATAAGCAGAGAAAGACCTCTCCGACTCCTCCCAGGCTCTGTTTCTGTCAGACAAACATCAGATATGCAGAAACATTGAACCTAACTTGCCTTCTTAAAGAATCAAATCATGATCAGAGTCTGCAGAATGTACCATGTGATACATATCCACTCCTCACCCAAGAGAGACCATATCAGTGCTCCACCTCTCAAAACCTCCACCTTATTtctacataaatgaataaaaaaaacaacaaccctcCACCCGTCCCCCTTTCACCCCCAACCTCCTCCTCATCCGTTTCTAGAAATCTTCTCCGGGAGAAACTGTGCAGTGCTTAAACAGATCTATTTTAATACACGACACAACATTtgaacaaataagaaaaaaaaagttagaacatttttatattcttttatcaaggagcaaaaaaaaaaagagaaactgaaCATCGGGGTTTTTTATCGTTTGCCAGTTCTGCATTCTGAATTCTAGCTTGCGACGTTCGATGTGTTACTTTTGCCATGAGGGGGCGACACTGAGGAGACGTTTAGATGGGAATAAAATGTCTGTTGGCTGTTGAAgtagaagtttttttttgtcattaataaGGGGACTGTCCAGTGGATAGTGTGTATAggaaagtgtttgtcttaaatatgccaatgtagtttttttcttctttatgatGCATTAAAAAGTGGATCGATGGAAGTTGGTAAATGATTCAAAAGTAGTCTCACTTTTTTGTACCAAGTTCTTACGAAAAATGGAATCATTAATAAACAAAATTCAACGACAAAGAGTCGGACTCCAGTGTCTGCTTTCAGAATAAATCTATTTATGAAAAGACGGTGTTGTACAGGActcccaccagatctgtgtccatgTCCGCTGCAGGACAGCtgcagtcatgtgaccgaggttttcccgctgtaactactgaatcaaggattctcctcctcctctcctcatccatgttgtctttctggtcctctgaaaacctctgacctgttgactccaggtttGGCTCCGCTCATCgtgactgtttgttgttgtagttaagtgaaagacgatctggtgataacacagagtgttttattctgaaaattaaccggatgttttcattttgttttggtgcctgacttcctgtcccgctccatctgctctgtgctgaattgatgcgtcgtgctccggcatcccaCAAAAACAGAAGTCCTGCGGATCTGATCTGAAGGGCTCTGACTtcctggatcagagatgcagccgaaaacccaacggagcagatccagtggaagttaacacattgactagaatagaaacctatcagatcctgtgccgtgacagatcgaagacagaccggacacagatccgatggaatttggccgttaggaCGATAGTGTTTTGGCGGGGATGCATCAAAACTGAAGCTCCTCTGTAGCATCTTTAGAAAATCAATGTAACACACAAATCAGCAACAATCTCACAAACGTATATCAGAACTGATCGGCTTGTTTAACTTACATTTTCCTGCTCAATCATACCTGGAGGTTTCACGATTGTTAATTTTAAAAGTGGTCAAGTTTTCAAAACAGTCGTCGGCTAATCGTTGTGTAAGAAAAGACGCAGAGAGAAGGGTTCTAGTGCACAATGAAAGTTGTGTTCAGCTTAAGCGTTCCCAAGCAGGAGTCAGAATCACATTTAAACAACATACAGACAGAAATGAAATAGAAGAGTGTAGCTTTCGTATATAAAACAAGCCTTAAAGCTGCAAGTCAGGGCCAAGGTCAGCTTCCTCGCCTGTGGTATTCATTATTTGACTAGTTGactatgttattatttttgtattattattttataatttattttatttattaaatctgtatttttgtagttttttttaaatatagagGCAAACtagtgcagaaaaaaacagtagATGCATGAATTAGGAGTTTCACCAACTAGTTCAATGAAATTAAATCCTGAAAACATGAAATCAGGATAAAagtaataaagtatttctgattctgatttcagGCAGCGCTCACCAGTAGTTAAAGAAGGTAACTAGTTGGTGACACCCCTGATTCATATGTATAtctacagtgtttgttttttgcactaATTTGGctctctatttttaaaaaactgatgTTCATTTTAGTGTTATGATGCAtctatatttacatttacaattGATTGAAACGCATGTGATTATTCCCTCTCATGCAACAGtgacagaaagaaaatatacaACATATAAAGATCACAAAGCTGATCTGATTTAGTCCTAAACATCTTACAAAAGAAGGATAACAACAGGATTTTAGCACCTTAGATgaagatttttttcaaagttaaaaatacTTGATTGGATAAAAACACATGACCTAACAAAGTCTCTGAGAGCTCATAAAATATCATTCCTATGTGGTTATTTGTGCTATGGGAAGTAAGAATGCATCATATTGGTGTCATTCATGGTAATCCATGTGTAGAGATTGAGATTGTGTCAGGAGGGTAGTGAGTAAGAAACATGAGAGTGTTTAAAGTCTTTAGGGTGGTGACAAAGATCCACATCAGTCTGGTTTGAAGGTGTCAAGGCCCCAGATGAAGTCCCAGAAAGTccaaaagtgttttaaaagtgaagagAAACTCCACAGGGGGTGTGACTACCAGGTGATGTGTTGATCTGCAGGTTCAAGGTGTTACCTGTGCAGGTTCAGGGTGTCACCTGTGCAGGCAGACAGCGGGAGCCGAACACGGTTTGGTAATGCTCAATGAGGATCTCGGCGAAGATGTTGATGGGGGTCAGAGCGCTGAGAGAGAGCGAGCCGTGACGAGGCCAGACCAGGTTCACCCCGAACACACAGGCCAGGTTAGACGCACTCATCTTGTTCACGATGCTCTCCTGAGACACCTGAAGACCGATGAGAGAAAAGAACATTTAGGAAATATCTTAAAAACTGAATTTTAATTAAACAATTTAAGTGGTTTTGTTTgaaattgagtaaaataaaataaaacatgcttcCCTTCTTATTTAGATTTATCCAactaataaaacatttgatttcaCTCTAATGTATTGGTGGTATTTAAAGAGTGTTGGcacttaaaatgtgtttattcagCTGTTTGAGATTTGTTTTATGAGTGGATTTAAAGAAAAACTTTTAGCCGCATTTAAAGTCAAGAGACTGTTACAATATCAGGACGATTTATGTTAAAGTGTCACATAAATTAAcatctaaaccaggggtgtccaaagtacggcccgggggccaatcgcggcccaaggtccatttatttatggccccaagcttccatcttaaattgtgttatttatagcacagatattaatcCCATTCTgtatcatctgtacatttgcagtttctttcaagcgcacacacaaaactaaagtcaatccagaaacatctcaaaaagcttcatggactacttttataaaagccaaagctcttggaattctgcaagacgacaataaagaagaaacacaagaactcttaaagctgacaggtttagtgttcttgatgaacactaaaagttcagaagacacaaaagaggacacaagaaaaaaatcaaaattatgaaattgtgcagaaaaggccaaatttggtgcataaaaatagtttagaatgcaggacaagaattatttagttcttaaaatgttgtctgctggtcagaaaagccttaaaaacaacatgaaaaagaagtgtgatgaaatccagatcatgatcctgccatagaaaaataatgagacaatatttttcctaCATTGCCCGACCCCTgatcctccagaagaagataaagtttgctaatgtttacatggcttgtggagaactgaggtcTTCCTAGTAACTGATTTATTgagttaaaatgtaaaataattattaaatagatagttcatatataacttttatgattacttagtctcagtaggagccactggccctgaggtattctgacaacatcaaatgtggccatctttgaaaaaagtttggacacccctgatctaaacaaaacagagcaggaaTAACCAAAAAACAATGAGCAATGaaataggaaaataattaaactaaataaatatataataataataataatattgaaacAGGTAAGGCTGAATTGACAGTTTGTATAACTTTTAATTTCCGGGGGGGttcttaataaattaaaaaaatatataaaaaatatacatacatataaaaatagcaatacaaaataaaatgataaataaataaatgaatgaatgaatgaatgaatgaatgaatgaatgtgtgtctTGTGATGGTAAATGTGTGTGGGGGTATAAACGTTAGTGTATATCTTGTGATGGtttcaaaaaataagaaatctaAAGTAAAAAGATGTATAACATTATAAGGAAGAAagaattatcatcattattattattattatctctcattcctttttatctatttatttttttcatctttttatcGTGTCACATAATCTAACCcattaacaaaacaacaaactagaCGGAGAAGCCAAACAAGAGAAGAGAGATCCATCCTAGTGAGCGTTATGGTCGTGGTTGTAGGACTCAGAGTATTTCTGTGATGTCATGACGTACCATGTGGAGGAAACAGAGCAGGTACTTTGTCACGATGAAGTTCTGTTCAGGAAGACCCTCTACGATCTGTTTGCACCTGCTGATCCTCAGACTGCTCTCCACGcctggaacacacacagacaaacaggctCTCATTGATCATGAACACAtctgttcagtgttttcttacttttctAAAGGAGCCGCagtattctctctctctctctctgctgatgaTTACCTTCATCATCTTActcctgtttccctctctccctccccttaACCTTCACCCCCACCTCCCCCTTCGAATAATCCCATTACCTCTTTCACCTTCCCCTTTTtatctccccctccccctcctcctcctctgcattcTCACCTTcactcacctcctcttcctgcttccttaTCCTTCCTTTCCACCTCTCTCCTGACATTATAATCATCcctactctcctcctcctcctcctcctctttctcttcctccctcttggccccccaccctccctcctttcctgtGTACTCACTGAGGAGCTCCTGGACCTGGTTGTAGACTCTGAAGGTGAGCAGCGGTTCTGGAAGTTCTCGGAGGAACGTTTTCAGGATCACAGCTGGAACGTGGACGTCCAAGAACTCATCGAAGTTCACCGGTTTCCCTGAAGACGGTCAAATATGAAATAAACTTTATTGACAAACCGACTGTGGACAAACAAGGATATGTTAAATTTACCCTATAACttacaattttaattttaaacaaaaGAGCTCAGTCTGAAAATATATTTCCCACCTGATTATTTCTTATAATAAAACTCAGcatcacattttaatgtttgtaatttgtttcaTACGAGCCTCGTATCCATTCAGCATGATTTGAATGGATGAACTCTAAAGAAAAACTTGCTTTTTAGAAACGcttgattaaaaaatgattgatctgacaacaaaaaatgaatcaaCTATGATATAAATAcactattattaatattattgatgctttaataaatcatattttagCATGAAAGCTGTACGAAATATTCACCTCTGTGGCCTTACGAGTGTTTCTGAGTTCAAAGTGAGACTAAAGTCGACTGAAACACAATcagtcagcagtgtgtgtgtgtgtgtgtgtgtgtgtgtgtgtgtgtgtgtgtgtgtgtgtgtgtgtgtgtgtgtgtgtgtgtgtgtgtgtgtgtgtgtgtgtgttgtgctgtaGGTCAGataccatcacacacactctgatctCCTCTTCCTGGCActgagagataaaaaaaaaagcccctgcCGCCTGGACAAGGAGACCCCACTCACCCAGGTTGTAGAGTTTCTGAACGTCCTTGATGATCTGAACCCGAGCCGAGCGTCTGAAGATTCCCTCCGTCTTcagacctgcacacacacacacacacacacacacacagaaacacactcacacagttaGTGTGGActtcagtttgagtttgagtttattCAAGGTTGAATTTTTCGAATGTCCACACTCACCTTTCTCCTTCAGgtaggagacggtctgagagatAACAGGAGGGATTACAGCGTCCCGGTTTTTCTCTCTGATGCTGCAGATTAAAAGAAGTTTTATTGATCAGTCAGAAGCTGATTGATTCTGTAACAAGATGAATGTGCTGCAGGTTTGATTCAGCAGTAAACACAAACTCACTACTGCAGGCTGACACCAAACTGCTGCGTGGGGAGGGGGGGTCGAGGCGGAGGGGTCTTCACTGAGGGAGGGGGTCCACCTTTCTGGGCAGCTCGAAGCTTCTCATCGTGTCTGAcaggaagaaagagacaaacacaaacactgatgaataTAAATGTCGGTTTTAAGTCTTAAACTACTGAGTCTGAGATCAGATGAGAACCTGAGGACGTCGGTCGGGATGATGAGCTGCTCGAAGTTCAGGTGTTCCCTCAGCTCGGCCAGGTAGTTCACGTACGACAGCTTCTTTCCAAACTTGTGACTGAGAAGAAACACGAAGGAGAAGACATCAGGAGTGAGAGGAACTTTCAGACTGAATGAGCTCGAGCAGGCGAGTCTGTTTTTACCTGATCAgaggtttgaaaatgttccagaCAATTCTGATGAAGTTTGTTGGATGAACAACGTACAGAGTCTTCAGGTTCTTTTTGTATCTGGAAGAAAAAATACACAGACTCAATTATTTCCTTAAATTATGCCTGATTATTCTGACTCAGATTTTGATGCATCTTAAAGgaaagcagaacagaaaacaaacatttattgttgataaaaacacatttttcacactCAACAGCTGAAGACAAGGCTGCACAACGTGAGGACAAAATCATATTCACTTCATTTAGACGGATACACAATTTCTAAATTGGTAGGACAAATCtgttttgcattatttgcagaaataacaataaaaaatgtaaaatattggGAGATTTGGGGATTATTTTTTACCATCTGAAGGACTTAATTTTTAAAACAGGGTCTCTGTAGAATTTAACTTTAATgctttattataaaaaaaaattcaccacacaaaattttaaaagtatatTTTTCAAAACCTTTTCTTTAATATCTTTTTATACATTGATTGATTGTGCTATTTATattcaattctattctattgaaaagttattttttaaaaaatgttaaaatgtgggaattaaaaaatttaaataaaatgaatgatgtTGATATGTTTACTAAAAtgtctcttttatttaaaagtgtttgGAGCTAtataatttttgttttaaaatgtggcCACTTTTTCCTAAAATCTACATTTGCAGCGATGAGTGAAACTAAAGGTAACCCTCAGTCGACGTACTTCCTGTCAAACTCGCTGTAAGCCTCTCGTAGCCACTTCAGAGACGGCTTGTTGCCGCTCCGGAGACCGTGATGGAAGTAAACCAGGATGTAGTCCATCTCCACGTACTGGTCCAACGTGAACTTCAGATACCTGCAGATTAAAACAAAGTCACAGTCGGAGGTTAGACACATTAACGCTCTGTGATTTAACTTTTAAGATCTGATGTTTGAATTAAGAAcaacttttattctactttctTAAAAACTGTTAAACTGTTGTTTCTAATGGTACAAGCCTTGCAGCCAATCAGGTTGAAGCTCTGCGGGGATCAACGCAAGGTCACTGCAGACTTACAAAAATGATCAATAACATGAGAGCGATTTTAACCTCTGTGAGTAAACACTGCACTCTAACTTCTATTTTAAACTCTCTTATATTTTTACTAATCCGTCACTCGTCTGTATCTATCCTCTCTTCACCTCTTCATGGATTATTCTCATGAGTCTTAAatgtcctctttttcttctgacCCTTGTGATGATGCTTTTGATGCCTTTTCatgttttgtgaagcactttgaatccACTGTCACTGATGTGTGATACAAACA
Above is a genomic segment from Notolabrus celidotus isolate fNotCel1 chromosome 21, fNotCel1.pri, whole genome shotgun sequence containing:
- the LOC117804944 gene encoding rho GTPase-activating protein 8-like isoform X11 codes for the protein MTSTSDLEQLAEIELKKEEEEDGEDFTDAPSAPPSTTISPDLSHPYYDVARHGIIQVCGDDNYGRKLIVFSSCCLPPSHQLDHRRLLEYLKFTLDQYVEMDYILVYFHHGLRSGNKPSLKWLREAYSEFDRKYKKNLKTLYVVHPTNFIRIVWNIFKPLISHKFGKKLSYVNYLAELREHLNFEQLIIPTDVLRHDEKLRAAQKGGPPPSVKTPPPRPPLPTQQFGVSLQYIREKNRDAVIPPVISQTVSYLKEKGLKTEGIFRRSARVQIIKDVQKLYNLGKPVNFDEFLDVHVPAVILKTFLRELPEPLLTFRVYNQVQELLSVESSLRISRCKQIVEGLPEQNFIVTKYLLCFLHMVSQESIVNKMSASNLACVFGVNLVWPRHGSLSLSALTPINIFAEILIEHYQTVFGSRCLPAQVTP
- the LOC117804944 gene encoding rho GTPase-activating protein 8-like isoform X1, which encodes MTSTSDLEQLAEIELKKEEEEDGEDFTDAPSAPPSTTISPDLSHPYYDVARHGIIQVCGDDNYGRKLIVFSSCCLPPSHQLDHRRLLEYLKFTLDQYVEMDYILVYFHHGLRSGNKPSLKWLREAYSEFDRKYKKNLKTLYVVHPTNFIRIVWNIFKPLISHKFGKKLSYVNYLAELREHLNFEQLIIPTDVLRHDEKLRAAQKGGPPPSVKTPPPRPPLPTQQFGVSLQYIREKNRDAVIPPVISQTVSYLKEKGLKTEGIFRRSARVQIIKDVQKLYNLGKPVNFDEFLDVHVPAVILKTFLRELPEPLLTFRVYNQVQELLSVESSLRISRCKQIVEGLPEQNFIVTKYLLCFLHMVSQESIVNKMSASNLACVFGVNLVWPRHGSLSLSALTPINIFAEILIEHYQTVFGSRCLPAQFCAVHMMQRSHQRLGCIREHTQVAESCTSTVWCSVVTRPRATMKAIFCERER
- the LOC117804944 gene encoding rho GTPase-activating protein 8-like isoform X2, which encodes MTSTSDLEQLAEIELKKEEEEDGEDFTDAPSAPPSTTISPDLSHPYYDVARHGIIQVCGDDNYGRKLIVFSSCCLPPSHQLDHRRLLEYLKFTLDQYVEMDYILVYFHHGLRSGNKPSLKWLREAYSEFDRKYKKNLKTLYVVHPTNFIRIVWNIFKPLISHKFGKKLSYVNYLAELREHLNFEQLIIPTDVLRHDEKLRAAQKGGPPPSVKTPPPRPPLPTQQFGVSLQYIREKNRDAVIPPVISQTVSYLKEKGLKTEGIFRRSARVQIIKDVQKLYNLGKPVNFDEFLDVHVPAVILKTFLRELPEPLLTFRVYNQVQELLSVESSLRISRCKQIVEGLPEQNFIVTKYLLCFLHMVSQESIVNKMSASNLACVFGVNLVWPRHGSLSLSALTPINIFAEILIEHYQTVFGSRCLPAQIREPCRDISTLSKAASRGRCPRPRQLYLHPEEDSHFIHVLSSER
- the LOC117804944 gene encoding rho GTPase-activating protein 8-like isoform X10 yields the protein MTSTSDLEQLAEIELKKEEEEDGEDFTDAPSAPPSTTISPDLSHPYYDVARHGIIQVCGDDNYGRKLIVFSSCCLPPSHQLDHRRLLEYLKFTLDQYVEMDYILVYFHHGLRSGNKPSLKWLREAYSEFDRKYKKNLKTLYVVHPTNFIRIVWNIFKPLISHKFGKKLSYVNYLAELREHLNFEQLIIPTDVLRHDEKLRAAQKGGPPPSVKTPPPRPPLPTQQFGVSLQYIREKNRDAVIPPVISQTVSYLKEKGLKTEGIFRRSARVQIIKDVQKLYNLGKPVNFDEFLDVHVPAVILKTFLRELPEPLLTFRVYNQVQELLSVESSLRISRCKQIVEGLPEQNFIVTKYLLCFLHMVSQESIVNKMSASNLACVFGVNLVWPRHGSLSLSALTPINIFAEILIEHYQTVFGSRCLPAQEERAVQVM
- the LOC117804944 gene encoding rho GTPase-activating protein 8-like isoform X4; the encoded protein is MTSTSDLEQLAEIELKKEEEEDGEDFTDAPSAPPSTTISPDLSHPYYDVARHGIIQVCGDDNYGRKLIVFSSCCLPPSHQLDHRRLLEYLKFTLDQYVEMDYILVYFHHGLRSGNKPSLKWLREAYSEFDRKYKKNLKTLYVVHPTNFIRIVWNIFKPLISHKFGKKLSYVNYLAELREHLNFEQLIIPTDVLRHDEKLRAAQKGGPPPSVKTPPPRPPLPTQQFGVSLQYIREKNRDAVIPPVISQTVSYLKEKGLKTEGIFRRSARVQIIKDVQKLYNLGKPVNFDEFLDVHVPAVILKTFLRELPEPLLTFRVYNQVQELLSVESSLRISRCKQIVEGLPEQNFIVTKYLLCFLHMVSQESIVNKMSASNLACVFGVNLVWPRHGSLSLSALTPINIFAEILIEHYQTVFGSRCLPAQVAESCTSTVCRKTSETSGARRTGWRRPGSFVVFCLLWEF
- the LOC117804944 gene encoding rho GTPase-activating protein 8-like isoform X6; the encoded protein is MTSTSDLEQLAEIELKKEEEEDGEDFTDAPSAPPSTTISPDLSHPYYDVARHGIIQVCGDDNYGRKLIVFSSCCLPPSHQLDHRRLLEYLKFTLDQYVEMDYILVYFHHGLRSGNKPSLKWLREAYSEFDRKYKKNLKTLYVVHPTNFIRIVWNIFKPLISHKFGKKLSYVNYLAELREHLNFEQLIIPTDVLRHDEKLRAAQKGGPPPSVKTPPPRPPLPTQQFGVSLQYIREKNRDAVIPPVISQTVSYLKEKGLKTEGIFRRSARVQIIKDVQKLYNLGKPVNFDEFLDVHVPAVILKTFLRELPEPLLTFRVYNQVQELLSVESSLRISRCKQIVEGLPEQNFIVTKYLLCFLHMVSQESIVNKMSASNLACVFGVNLVWPRHGSLSLSALTPINIFAEILIEHYQTVFGSRCLPAQFCAVHMMQRSHQRLGCIREHTQVAESCTSTVWFTLRG
- the LOC117804944 gene encoding rho GTPase-activating protein 8-like isoform X5 translates to MTSTSDLEQLAEIELKKEEEEDGEDFTDAPSAPPSTTISPDLSHPYYDVARHGIIQVCGDDNYGRKLIVFSSCCLPPSHQLDHRRLLEYLKFTLDQYVEMDYILVYFHHGLRSGNKPSLKWLREAYSEFDRKYKKNLKTLYVVHPTNFIRIVWNIFKPLISHKFGKKLSYVNYLAELREHLNFEQLIIPTDVLRHDEKLRAAQKGGPPPSVKTPPPRPPLPTQQFGVSLQYIREKNRDAVIPPVISQTVSYLKEKGLKTEGIFRRSARVQIIKDVQKLYNLGKPVNFDEFLDVHVPAVILKTFLRELPEPLLTFRVYNQVQELLSVESSLRISRCKQIVEGLPEQNFIVTKYLLCFLHMVSQESIVNKMSASNLACVFGVNLVWPRHGSLSLSALTPINIFAEILIEHYQTVFGSRCLPAQFCAVHMMQRSHQRLGCIREHTQVAESCTSTVWKSELFR
- the LOC117804944 gene encoding rho GTPase-activating protein 8-like isoform X9 — translated: MTSTSDLEQLAEIELKKEEEEDGEDFTDAPSAPPSTTISPDLSHPYYDVARHGIIQVCGDDNYGRKLIVFSSCCLPPSHQLDHRRLLEYLKFTLDQYVEMDYILVYFHHGLRSGNKPSLKWLREAYSEFDRKYKKNLKTLYVVHPTNFIRIVWNIFKPLISHKFGKKLSYVNYLAELREHLNFEQLIIPTDVLRHDEKLRAAQKGGPPPSVKTPPPRPPLPTQQFGVSLQYIREKNRDAVIPPVISQTVSYLKEKGLKTEGIFRRSARVQIIKDVQKLYNLGKPVNFDEFLDVHVPAVILKTFLRELPEPLLTFRVYNQVQELLSVESSLRISRCKQIVEGLPEQNFIVTKYLLCFLHMVSQESIVNKMSASNLACVFGVNLVWPRHGSLSLSALTPINIFAEILIEHYQTVFGSRCLPAQVYSKRMRGSSQ
- the LOC117804944 gene encoding rho GTPase-activating protein 8-like isoform X3, whose amino-acid sequence is MTSTSDLEQLAEIELKKEEEEDGEDFTDAPSAPPSTTISPDLSHPYYDVARHGIIQVCGDDNYGRKLIVFSSCCLPPSHQLDHRRLLEYLKFTLDQYVEMDYILVYFHHGLRSGNKPSLKWLREAYSEFDRKYKKNLKTLYVVHPTNFIRIVWNIFKPLISHKFGKKLSYVNYLAELREHLNFEQLIIPTDVLRHDEKLRAAQKGGPPPSVKTPPPRPPLPTQQFGVSLQYIREKNRDAVIPPVISQTVSYLKEKGLKTEGIFRRSARVQIIKDVQKLYNLGKPVNFDEFLDVHVPAVILKTFLRELPEPLLTFRVYNQVQELLSVESSLRISRCKQIVEGLPEQNFIVTKYLLCFLHMVSQESIVNKMSASNLACVFGVNLVWPRHGSLSLSALTPINIFAEILIEHYQTVFGSRCLPAQFCAVHMMQRSHQRLGCIREHTQVAESCTSTVWGCGFWSGRSFL
- the LOC117804944 gene encoding rho GTPase-activating protein 8-like isoform X8; translated protein: MTSTSDLEQLAEIELKKEEEEDGEDFTDAPSAPPSTTISPDLSHPYYDVARHGIIQVCGDDNYGRKLIVFSSCCLPPSHQLDHRRLLEYLKFTLDQYVEMDYILVYFHHGLRSGNKPSLKWLREAYSEFDRKYKKNLKTLYVVHPTNFIRIVWNIFKPLISHKFGKKLSYVNYLAELREHLNFEQLIIPTDVLRHDEKLRAAQKGGPPPSVKTPPPRPPLPTQQFGVSLQYIREKNRDAVIPPVISQTVSYLKEKGLKTEGIFRRSARVQIIKDVQKLYNLGKPVNFDEFLDVHVPAVILKTFLRELPEPLLTFRVYNQVQELLSVESSLRISRCKQIVEGLPEQNFIVTKYLLCFLHMVSQESIVNKMSASNLACVFGVNLVWPRHGSLSLSALTPINIFAEILIEHYQTVFGSRCLPAQVAESCTSTVCYHS
- the LOC117804944 gene encoding rho GTPase-activating protein 8-like isoform X7, yielding MTSTSDLEQLAEIELKKEEEEDGEDFTDAPSAPPSTTISPDLSHPYYDVARHGIIQVCGDDNYGRKLIVFSSCCLPPSHQLDHRRLLEYLKFTLDQYVEMDYILVYFHHGLRSGNKPSLKWLREAYSEFDRKYKKNLKTLYVVHPTNFIRIVWNIFKPLISHKFGKKLSYVNYLAELREHLNFEQLIIPTDVLRHDEKLRAAQKGGPPPSVKTPPPRPPLPTQQFGVSLQYIREKNRDAVIPPVISQTVSYLKEKGLKTEGIFRRSARVQIIKDVQKLYNLGKPVNFDEFLDVHVPAVILKTFLRELPEPLLTFRVYNQVQELLSVESSLRISRCKQIVEGLPEQNFIVTKYLLCFLHMVSQESIVNKMSASNLACVFGVNLVWPRHGSLSLSALTPINIFAEILIEHYQTVFGSRCLPAQVAESCTSTVWCSVVTRPRATMKAIFCERER